The Ipomoea triloba cultivar NCNSP0323 chromosome 14, ASM357664v1 region ATTGTTGGATGAGTTCTGATTTGAGAAAATGGAGTTTTCTAATGAAATGTTACAGGTGAGGGGACCACTACCTCGATTTGTTATTGAACACGCAGGGCTGACTGGAAGCCCTGTTGGCCAGACCTGCGTGCTAAGTGGCACGCGAGAAATGGCAGGGTTTTGAGCCCTACTGTCTCACGCCATGGCGCACGGGATTTGCgcagggggagggggaggggggttcGTGTCTTGCCATGTGGTCCGTGTAGCCATGGACCCTAGCGTGTGGGGCTTGTTTTCCTACACATTTAGGTCCGGTCACGTTCTAATTTGTTTCTCTAGTCCAGTAACTGGTGAGACTCTGAATATCTATTTAGCCATTTTACTGTAAGAGAGCATGAAGtgtccaaaaattatttttataaataaggcGTGATTATTCCCACTTTCTCACTATAAATCCATATTTGATATACATATGATTAAGAGAATAAATGATAAGTAATATTATGGGAGTGCcgaattatttattaaaaaggaAATTCGCATGCTTATTTATATCCGTCCtatctttattatttaataaatctaTGCTTATTCTCTATTTTCAAGcctatatctatattatatttttaaaaagcatgttatatattatgtaaGGCCTATTATGGAAAGAAGAgtttctaaaataaatataataccCGTATTTGTGAAATGTGAGGAAAATCTATATTTTTGGAGGATCCGACTTGACGGATGATCCTTTCGGATGCTATGATGAAATGATACCCAACTGGACAACTGATCCTTAGGGTTGGTTTACTACCcgctgggcttggaatcccattTATGGGGTGTGCATATTTAAGGTAGTGGTCTTGTTTTCACTTTTGGTAAAGTGGGGGTTGTGCTGTTCAGTAGAGGGTTGCTGTTCACTTAGGACTTCACAGGGGTGATGTCCCTACCCACTTTTGTGATATTGAGACATGATGAGATTGATGAAGTGATTGAGTTTCCTCCTGTattactataaagtattattattttcttgaaagtgAGAGTATTAGTGTCAAATGATATTTTGAATAGCTATCTTACTATGACTTTTCtataattatgtttataataaAGGAATGACTATTATTTAACCTTATGAGCTTACTTATGTTGATTTCATAAAGAAAGAACCTTGTTTACTATCTATGGATATCTTCTAGTATATTACCCTTATTTGCGCATTctcttgaattgatgaatttgCGTACCTTATGTACTTGCTTAGTTGATTGGTCATTGTATAAGCATGAATGTAGCTAATGTCAATATGAATGTATCTTGATGTTCTCATGCATGTATAAATATGTGAGTGAGCTATCTTTGCATAGGTCTTAGTATGGTTTGTTATTCTTTTAAGTCTttatgccaatgaccttgtgatctagtggcacccggttgcaccccatgtgaaagggGGTGAGTTtgaacctcagtggaggcgctgctgtctctttgtgcttcagtaggttgagaaagtagttataaacaaatactacattgtaatagagttactaaaaaaaaaaagtctcttTCCGGTTTTCCCTAAACCTATACtctataattatttgatttattcttTTATGGTCTTATGTGGTTTTTTTGTATGATGTGTTAAGCGATTTCCTAAACTACTATTTTCAAaacctatatatgtataaaactATTTTAGTGATGAGCGCGTTGCCGGGAGTGTCTTTAGTTTAGCTCAAGATATTAtatccactaaggctcaaatccaccccctcccatgtgggggtgcaaccgggtgccactagaccacatggTCTTTGACATATCTTGTGTAGACTTATGTATGGTGATTGATACCCTATGTGTTTTGGTGGTGCTTGGGCATCGGGGTTTGTAAACCCCGATAATGTATATTGACTTGGGATGTTTAGACTTTAGTATAGCCGGGTAGCCAGTCTAGTGTGATTGGCTATGCCGGTAGCACCCCTGATGTGCTAGAGATTAACTCTGATGTTTTGAAATCTATCGTTTAATTCCCTTATCTATGTTTTAGATTCCATATTATACTAGGCTCGAATGTTATAAAATCGGGGGTGTTACAGTCAAAGCCATAGAAATTAAGCAAAAGTGGATTGAATTTCAAACCAAGCTGGATTGAGGATCAATTCTAGCTAAAGTGGAttgcaaataaaatattcaagtgTTAAAGCTAAGCTAAAGTGGCTTGACGATCAAGTCAATTCAAGACCGGAGGCCCTTCAACGAAGATTAAGCAACAAAGCCCAACAAGTCGCATTTCGGAGGCCCTTCAACTAAATTTTGTCAAGTAAGTCAAGTGGAGAATCAGAGGATTTTcttgaatataattattataaagtatacaaatttaattttttatttgaaatactcatgattctttacaaatGTAATATCAATTCTATATATTCTCAAAATCTAAGCTCTAACCACCAAGATTCAAACTTATGACCGTCTATTTAGAATTGTAACCGGGATATTATTAGTTATCACATTACATGGTAATTGgcatacaaatttaatttgttttactaAATATTAGAAATATGTTTAGTTAAATGGAAAGTTGTGACAAGGTTGGAGTTTCCAATTAAAtgtcaactttaatttaatattaatatataataggGGAAGTAATTAAAACCGCATCCGGCTAAGCCAAGATAACGGATAAGCACGTCCAGGGACGTACGCGTTAGATGTGACGCTGAGCCTGATCTTGTAGTTATCATGTTTTAACGTTTCAGATCGTTCCACGTCATCCATACCTATCTCCGTTTTCCCTCTTCCAGCCGGTCCTATCGGCTTCTCGCCGATTTCCCAGTGGCACTCCACGTAATTAACTCCAAATGCCTGCCTGTTTCTTTATCCTTATCGTCCTCACTTCTCACCTTCTTCCCCTGTAGCcttagtgtgtgtgtatatatatatatacacacactgcGCCTTGatctctttttctctctctctctctaaatatatatatatatatactgtttcTCTCTCTACCTATATATTGCCTATTGGATCGTATATGCAGAAGATTGTGAAGAGATGGGCAATGCGAATGGGAGAGAAGAAGGACTTttaggcggcggcggcggcggagatgATGTACCGGGAAGATCGAATGGTGAATCTGGCATGCTTGATCATGCGCAGAATTCGCGCGTTCCTTCAGCTGACCTGATGTCCAGTTCGCCGCTGCATAGTCCACACCGCTCTCCATCGCCTCTCTTGTTCGCTCCTCAGGTTCACCATTCTCCGTCTCTCTATGAGTTTGTTTTGCTATGTTGTTATGTCGGTAATTTTCGCCAATTTCTTTGTCATTTTAGTTTCGGTGAGTTTGGCCGTGGATTTTTGCTGGAAATCCTTTTTCCATAGTCAAGTTTAGGATGAAATGATACTGATTTCACAAGAACTGGGTTACCTAGATGTTTGATGTAACGTTTGATCTCCATGGATGCAAAGGCTAAGTCTGACAGTTGAATAGCTGATAAGCTGCTAGCATCTAGAATAACACTAACAAATCAGTGATATTCCTCAGAATCTAGCGAAGATTATAGTATGAGACAATCTCTTTAATGACAAGAGAAGTCTCAGCGACTCAGCCTGTTTAGATTAAGAAGAACCCAAGTTGGTTCTTTTACTAAATTTGCATGAGAGGGATGAAGGTTGTGGCCTTTCCCCCCTGACTTTAAATGTTGTCTGGGGATGGATATATTGAACTAAGCAATGTTTTCCTAGGGAACTTACCCATTGGGTGTTCTCCACTTTGTTTTCCCAAATTAGAATGATCATCCATTACGACCAGTGTGAAGAATAATGATCCATTTGACTGCTTATAATTGCAAATTATGTACTTCTTTGTCTGAAAGGAAAGCGGCAACTTTGATTGAAGTATATGCTTAATGATTTACATCATGATATTATTCCACCTCTTCTCATTTGCTTAGGTTCCAGTAGCTCCATTACTACCACAAGGTGGTGATGCTGCTCCTGGTTTCAATCAAATATGGTGCAGTGACCCTCAGACTACTGCTGATCATAGTCTGGAGCAGGGCATACCTACTTTGATAACTTGGAGCTATGGCGGCAACAGCGTGGCTGTGGAAGGATCTTGGGATAATTGGAGGTCAAGGTGAATTGTTTCTACTTTTTCAAACAGTTAACTCTTTAGAGCTACTCCGTAACTATTGGGATGTAAACAGTGATCTAATGATATTTATTTGTAGGAAGACACTTCAGAGATCAGGCAAGGATCACACTATTCTCCTGGTCCTCCCATCAGGTGTATATCGTTACAAATTTATTGTGGATGGTGAAGTTAGATATATCCCGGATATTCCCTTTGTAGCAGATGAGATTGGTGGTGTTTGTAATCTTCTTGATGTTAACGTGAGTAAATATTCTTCCTTTATCTCATTTTTCTCACAACTTCCTCCGACCCCCACCCTAAAAAAGGAAACTCTTGTTGAAGAACATGAGAGAAAGTATTTGATGGTGGCCAACTTCTGCCTTATGACTTGATTGATTAATTGCTTGCTTTGAATGGGTGTTGTCATGCTGAAACCCTTTGAAAGTGTAGATATAATTAATTCGCTGCAATGTGCTCTCTCATGTTCCTTTGGAAATACATTCTCTCTGGCTGGTTTATCAATGCTGTGAAGTAATTTGCAAacaatttgttccctttttttccttttattgcTACCCCCTTTTCCCTTGCACACTTCCTCAATTAACCCGTAAGGATGTTGGAGGCTGAACATGATATTAGAAAATACCATTAGTTTGTTGTGTAAATGGAGAACTCTTAATTATCTTCCATTGATATTATGATATGAATGAAAGAAGTGTGTATTCTAATTTCTTCCTTCACTATCCAAGCTTTTCTTTTGATTCAGCTTTAtagttcttttcttttctccatGATCATTGCAGAGCATAAGTTTACTGTTAACCtcatttataacaaaaaaagtGAGTACTTTGTGTTTATTCACAtttctatataggtaattacatACATGCAACTGGGATATGTCTTGTTGGCTAATTGGCCATGCATGCATAGATCTTGTTGATTTTGTATTGCTGGATATGAAAacggaaaatatatatatatatatatatatatatatatatatatatatatatatatgttctctCTCTCTAATGCTATTTCTGATGTGATATTCGAATGACTATAGTAGTGTGTTATTTCTTCAGGGTTATGTGCCTGATGACCTTCAAAGTGTCTCAGAGTTTGAGGCCCCACTGTCACCTGACTCTACCTATTGCCAAGCATTTCCAGGAGATGAAGATTTCGCAAAGGATCCACCAGTAGTTCCACCTCAACTCCATCTAACTGTTCTTGATTCAGAAAAATCAGACGAAGCAGATGCTTCTTCTAAGCCCCAGCATGTGGTGCTTAACCACGTTTTCATAGAGAAAGAATGGGCATCACAATCTGTTGTTGCTCTTGGCCTGACCCAAAGGTTCCAGTCCAAATATGTTACGGTCGTCCTCTATAAGCCACTAaagaggtgacaccacttgttAAACATCCTGAGCATTGTGGAGGTTCCCCCTTGTGTTCATTTCGGACAACTCTTTCAGGTTTTTAACTTCCAACTAATGTCTTCTCTGTACATCTCTGATCTCATGCTTTTAGTTTTCACCCCTCTTAAACGAACTGCTGAATGAATTTTAAACTGTACAAATGCAAATCTTTAGGATTCTCTGTTGCACTATTACTATCCTATCCCTTATCTGTTGCATGATTTTGTAGTCTGTTTCAATTCTCATGGCTTTTGCGGTGTGCATTCAATGGAGTATGAAATCcatgtatattataatgtatgtatacatCATAACATTATTTGAGATGTAGCACATCTTACAGACTTTTCAAGCCTTGATTGAACATAAAGTGAAAATATGCAATGAAAATTACAGAATTGTACACTCACGAACACGTTCCCATTTGCGAGTTTTCTTGCCATTGCCATTGCCATTTCCTTTGTGGCTGTGGTCTTTACTTTCCACACCCCCCAGTCGCCTTCTGTACATTGCAACATTTATATGTACCAGtcattagttcatttttatagttaaatttatttatactgTTACTATGGTTCTTAGGTTGCTGATATTAAATAATCTAACCTTCAACATTTCATTTGAAATGCCTGAATAAGGCAGTGGCATGTTTTGCTGTATTTAAGTGTCTTAACCGGTATATTTTCCGGTAAAATGTGCTTAtcatggtgtttttttttttttttttttttttttttttttttttttggttcaaattttataagaaaaaattagtGATATTAGTCCTTATTGTGGGCCTTGgctatataatatattctttttgtCTATTTTGAGAGATAATGGTaaacaaaataagtaaaatGAGATAAATTAGATTAGTTTTTGTCTTGTGTTttaattcttgattttttttaaagtgaggTAGTGATTTAACCTTTGGATAGACAAGGAAAGATAATTAGTTCTACTATATGAACTTTCAAATTCTATTCTCACTTTTATTCTCTAATGTGTTAAACAAAAAtagattattttcattatgtttcaaATTCTATTCGCACTTTTATTCTCTAATGTGTCAAACAAGAATAGATTATTTTCATTGTGTGGGTCTTAAGAAAATGTAAGTGAGAAATTTGGGAGTAAAATCAGAGTTTATATAGATTGTTTTTATCATGCAGGTTTCTATCAAATAACAACTATTGACACCATCACTCActtttaaaaattgacatttaaaaatattttataagaaaaatgcCGTATGAGATAATTACCCCTAGCAGGCAAGTTCTGATTGGCAGTCGGGTGATGGAATGTCACTGTTGGGCCAATTGGTGATTGACACATTGGCGAGATTATCCTACCTAGGGGACAAACGATATCACTCAGGGGGTGTTTTGAGGAATGGGATATTATAATTTGAGAAGAGAAGCGGAGGTATTAAAGAAAGTTGATGCTTTTAGCTTTTCAAAATTGACTGTCTGAAAACTGATTTCAaaagttatttaccaaacatcaattttttagttaaaacaattaaagtaggtgaaaaataaaaaactatccCAAAAAGTCATTTACCACAGACAAGGCTTTaaaggttttatttatttatatataaattcataatattttaatgatcAAAGTTTGgacttttaaataatttatatataaaatatgaaaaattataaattatagtcTCTAAGTTATAACACAAGATAGGTGtaact contains the following coding sequences:
- the LOC116004618 gene encoding SNF1-related protein kinase regulatory subunit beta-1; this encodes MGNANGREEGLLGGGGGGDDVPGRSNGESGMLDHAQNSRVPSADLMSSSPLHSPHRSPSPLLFAPQVPVAPLLPQGGDAAPGFNQIWCSDPQTTADHSLEQGIPTLITWSYGGNSVAVEGSWDNWRSRKTLQRSGKDHTILLVLPSGVYRYKFIVDGEVRYIPDIPFVADEIGGVCNLLDVNGYVPDDLQSVSEFEAPLSPDSTYCQAFPGDEDFAKDPPVVPPQLHLTVLDSEKSDEADASSKPQHVVLNHVFIEKEWASQSVVALGLTQRFQSKYVTVVLYKPLKR